In Chryseobacterium lactis, a single genomic region encodes these proteins:
- a CDS encoding helix-turn-helix domain-containing protein, translating into MEKKENLPLKISSISELHDLLQLPKPLHPLVSLVDNTKMKINKEFLTRSFLLNFYKISYKYSTIGKMGYGQGYYDFNEGGMMFTSPGQILSTDENAEYCGYTLLIHPDFIRGYPLAKNMKNFGFFSYDTNEALHLSDQEKTMVTGLLDNISNELDTAIDEVTQDVIISYIEVLLNYSNRFYKRQFITRKAVNNDLLTKMDTILEKYFNQQETLTSGLPTVEFLASSLHLSPHYLSDMLRNLTGQNAQQHIHEKLIEKAKEYLTSTSFSVSEVAYALGFEHPQSFNKLFKKKTDETPLSYRQSFN; encoded by the coding sequence ATGGAAAAGAAAGAAAATCTTCCCCTGAAAATTTCATCGATATCGGAACTTCATGATCTGTTGCAGCTTCCAAAACCTCTTCATCCGCTGGTAAGTCTGGTGGATAATACGAAGATGAAGATTAATAAAGAGTTCTTAACCAGAAGCTTTCTGCTGAATTTTTATAAAATTTCCTACAAATATTCTACCATCGGAAAAATGGGATATGGCCAGGGATATTACGATTTTAATGAGGGAGGTATGATGTTTACTTCACCGGGACAAATTCTTTCCACGGATGAAAATGCAGAATACTGTGGCTATACATTGCTGATACATCCTGATTTTATCCGTGGATATCCTCTGGCAAAGAATATGAAGAATTTTGGATTCTTTTCCTATGATACAAATGAAGCCCTGCATCTGTCTGATCAGGAAAAAACAATGGTAACCGGACTTCTGGACAATATCAGCAATGAACTGGACACTGCCATCGATGAAGTTACCCAGGATGTAATTATCTCTTATATTGAAGTGCTTCTCAATTACAGCAATCGATTTTACAAAAGACAGTTTATCACCAGAAAAGCGGTCAATAATGATCTGTTAACCAAAATGGATACGATACTGGAAAAGTATTTTAATCAACAGGAAACACTAACCAGCGGACTTCCTACGGTAGAATTTCTGGCTTCTTCATTACATTTATCACCTCATTATCTGAGTGATATGCTTCGAAACCTGACCGGCCAGAATGCACAGCAGCATATTCATGAGAAGCTGATTGAAAAAGCCAAAGAATATTTGACATCTACCAGTTTTTCAGTATCGGAAGTTGCCTATGCTCTGGGATTTGAGCATCCGCAGTCGTTCAATAAGCTTTTTAAAAAGAAAACGGATGAGACGCCTCTGAGCTACCGACAGTCATTTAACTAA
- a CDS encoding T9SS type A sorting domain-containing protein, protein MKKLNSLLFFVAGIMTYAQPSVTRAAIDKINIPVTFRAGDVASTTTAGASGANASWNFSAYTGVNVSTSTVNVCPGQANCFRFPGANRIARPTLSDVYDFSSMSDTEALMLGTYANPGDMTITYTDPLINFKFPITYLQQYTDNYQFNSASGGVGNSTETGQVDYMVDAYGTITTPTGTYPNVLRIKRMRTATQTPGPFNYTNESYMWVSPSAGIVFNFAINTFTINGNTTVVKSISYPEAGSLSTVDLEGQKEGISVFPNPSADLITLTSKEDLKKITITSLDGKVVLTTWNASNINISKLPKGVYILQGELKNGSSISKKIIKK, encoded by the coding sequence ATGAAAAAGCTAAACTCTTTGTTATTTTTTGTTGCCGGAATCATGACTTATGCACAGCCTTCGGTAACAAGAGCAGCGATTGACAAAATCAATATACCGGTTACCTTCAGGGCCGGAGATGTGGCATCAACGACAACTGCCGGTGCTTCAGGAGCGAATGCCTCGTGGAATTTTTCTGCGTATACAGGAGTCAATGTATCAACAAGTACTGTAAATGTTTGTCCGGGACAAGCTAATTGTTTCAGATTTCCGGGAGCAAACAGGATTGCCAGACCGACATTGTCCGATGTTTATGATTTTAGCTCTATGTCTGATACGGAGGCTCTGATGCTGGGAACCTACGCTAATCCCGGAGACATGACAATAACCTACACTGATCCGTTGATTAACTTCAAGTTTCCGATTACCTATCTTCAGCAGTATACGGATAACTACCAATTCAACAGTGCTTCTGGAGGAGTAGGAAATTCAACAGAAACGGGACAGGTGGATTATATGGTAGATGCCTACGGAACGATAACAACGCCTACAGGAACTTACCCTAATGTTCTGAGAATAAAAAGAATGCGGACGGCAACTCAAACACCCGGACCGTTCAATTATACCAATGAATCTTATATGTGGGTAAGCCCTAGTGCTGGTATTGTGTTCAACTTTGCCATCAATACTTTTACCATAAACGGCAATACAACGGTTGTGAAAAGTATTTCTTATCCGGAGGCGGGATCGCTCTCTACCGTTGATTTGGAGGGTCAAAAAGAAGGAATCTCCGTATTCCCGAACCCGAGTGCAGATCTTATTACTTTAACCTCAAAAGAAGACCTTAAAAAAATTACGATTACCTCCCTTGACGGTAAAGTTGTTTTGACAACATGGAATGCCAGCAATATTAATATATCAAAACTTCCTAAAGGCGTGTATATCCTTCAGGGCGAATTAAAAAATGGAAGTTCAATTTCTAAGAAAATTATTAAAAAATAG
- a CDS encoding DUF1569 domain-containing protein codes for MKKNLLTTEASDSIITRVKNLSVNHQPQWGEMTASEMLLHCNSCNRQILQESGENKKTTLKQYLLRILALYIASDFKKNILGESRHDTKGKINSAEFEKQRTEFIHLITQFPANTHSLTLPHPAFGNISTHEWGIAAYKHMDHHLRQFGV; via the coding sequence ATGAAAAAAAATCTTTTAACCACAGAAGCCTCTGATTCCATTATAACAAGAGTTAAAAATCTGTCTGTCAATCATCAGCCGCAATGGGGAGAAATGACTGCCAGTGAAATGCTTCTTCATTGTAACTCATGCAACAGACAAATTTTACAGGAAAGTGGAGAAAATAAGAAAACGACTTTAAAACAATACCTATTGAGGATTCTTGCCCTGTATATCGCTTCTGATTTTAAAAAGAATATTCTGGGTGAATCCAGACATGACACCAAAGGAAAGATCAACAGTGCTGAATTTGAAAAGCAGAGAACTGAGTTTATTCACCTGATCACCCAATTCCCCGCCAATACACATTCATTAACACTTCCCCATCCTGCTTTTGGTAATATCTCAACCCACGAATGGGGAATCGCCGCTTATAAACATATGGATCATCACCTAAGACAATTTGGAGTGTAA
- a CDS encoding helix-turn-helix domain-containing protein produces MIDIKPNFEGLCIEKYKASTLTDFHRSANKLNKLLLCFVSRGELKLQINGLYFHNKKDSVIMLLPDTTLADLSGSDDLDLNVFFISLDFISSYSFLTVLLASTEIKFNPGIQVESSARKLIWSTVKLIQDYHSNTKEESTLESVQYLLYALLELVSKLYLPVIKNNSLLQTRSQDIIEHFFELLNKHGHLQRSVLFYSDQLHLSPQYLSSLIKKETGKPIKQWISYMVIKHAKELLKTTSLSIKEVSNQLQFVDSSLFCRYFRRCTGITANTYREDYKIKKQIRR; encoded by the coding sequence ATGATAGATATTAAACCAAATTTTGAAGGGTTATGTATTGAAAAATATAAAGCAAGTACGTTAACGGACTTTCACCGGAGCGCCAATAAGCTTAATAAGCTCCTGCTTTGTTTTGTATCCCGCGGTGAACTGAAACTTCAGATCAATGGTCTTTATTTTCATAATAAAAAAGATTCGGTTATCATGTTGTTGCCCGATACCACTCTTGCAGATCTGTCCGGCAGTGATGATCTGGATCTGAATGTGTTTTTCATTTCACTAGACTTTATAAGCTCTTATAGTTTTCTGACCGTACTTTTGGCAAGTACAGAAATCAAGTTTAATCCGGGTATACAGGTAGAAAGTTCTGCCAGAAAACTGATTTGGTCTACTGTTAAGCTCATTCAGGATTATCATTCAAATACAAAAGAAGAAAGCACATTAGAATCTGTACAATATCTACTTTATGCCTTGCTGGAGCTGGTTTCTAAACTTTATTTACCGGTCATTAAAAACAACAGTCTTTTGCAAACCAGAAGCCAGGACATTATAGAACATTTTTTTGAATTGTTAAATAAACACGGCCATCTCCAGAGAAGCGTTTTATTTTATTCTGACCAACTCCATCTTTCACCTCAATATTTAAGCAGTTTAATCAAAAAAGAAACAGGAAAACCAATTAAGCAATGGATCAGTTACATGGTTATCAAACATGCAAAAGAGCTTTTAAAAACCACTTCACTTTCCATTAAAGAGGTCAGCAATCAATTACAGTTTGTAGATTCCTCTCTCTTTTGCAGATACTTCAGACGTTGTACGGGAATTACGGCCAATACCTACAGAGAAGATTATAAAATTAAAAAACAGATCCGGAGGTAA
- a CDS encoding MFS transporter, producing MPDRESYNAKMPAACFLLFFAHGLVFSSWASRIPIIKTALSINEAQLGTLLLLMPIGQLSTMVLAGKLISRYGSSRIIKTCFLFYPVFLLLIGLAPSYWILAAVLFFFGVSGNLCNIAINTQAIEIESITKRTLLSSYHGAWCFAGLAGALLGLLMITLNVGTFYHFILTFMLVSGLWLYSRRNLTNIIHKVEPQRQSVFKNINPTLVGLGIIGFLSMAIEGAMFDWSGVYFQTIVKAPEKLVILGYTSFILMMTLGRFIGNRVIEKYGKRIVLQCCGILMSSGLFLSVFFPELWICIIAFMIIGLGSSLSVPSVYSTVGKVSKVAPSIALSFVSSISFLGFLMGPPLIGYVAEAFDLRYSYGLFACFGILLAIMARQMEVFRNKN from the coding sequence ATGCCAGATAGAGAATCTTATAATGCGAAAATGCCTGCAGCCTGCTTTTTACTTTTCTTTGCCCATGGGCTTGTTTTTTCCTCATGGGCGAGCCGTATTCCTATCATTAAAACGGCACTTTCCATCAATGAAGCACAGCTAGGAACCCTTTTGCTTCTGATGCCGATCGGGCAGCTTTCAACTATGGTTTTGGCAGGAAAGCTCATCAGCAGATACGGAAGCAGCCGGATTATTAAAACGTGCTTCTTGTTTTATCCTGTTTTTCTTTTGCTGATCGGGCTTGCTCCGTCATATTGGATACTGGCGGCTGTTCTTTTTTTCTTTGGTGTATCAGGGAATTTGTGCAACATCGCAATCAATACCCAGGCTATTGAAATAGAATCGATTACAAAAAGAACACTTTTATCTTCTTATCACGGTGCCTGGTGCTTTGCCGGACTGGCAGGTGCACTTCTCGGCTTACTGATGATTACCCTGAATGTCGGAACCTTTTATCATTTTATATTGACTTTCATGCTTGTGTCAGGACTTTGGTTGTATAGTAGAAGGAATTTAACCAATATTATTCATAAAGTTGAACCACAAAGGCAATCTGTTTTTAAAAACATTAATCCTACCTTGGTGGGATTGGGAATCATCGGATTTTTAAGTATGGCTATTGAAGGAGCAATGTTCGACTGGAGCGGGGTATATTTTCAAACCATAGTGAAAGCTCCGGAAAAGCTTGTTATATTGGGGTATACAAGTTTTATTTTAATGATGACTTTAGGTAGATTTATCGGCAATCGTGTGATCGAAAAGTATGGGAAAAGAATCGTTCTTCAATGTTGTGGTATTTTGATGAGCAGCGGACTTTTTCTAAGTGTTTTCTTCCCTGAGTTATGGATTTGTATCATTGCTTTCATGATTATTGGTTTAGGAAGCTCATTAAGCGTACCTTCTGTGTACAGCACGGTTGGTAAAGTAAGTAAAGTGGCTCCCAGCATTGCGCTGTCATTTGTGTCCAGTATTTCCTTTTTAGGATTTTTGATGGGACCGCCGCTTATCGGATATGTTGCGGAAGCTTTTGATCTCAGGTATTCTTACGGTCTTTTTGCCTGCTTCGGAATTTTATTGGCCATCATGGCAAGACAAATGGAGGTATTCCGAAATAAAAACTGA
- a CDS encoding MFS transporter, whose protein sequence is MNTYSKRWPALNFLITGAFLSPLDYFIVNMALPSIKKAFNASDHQLQMVVAIYGLTYAALVVCGGRLGDLYGRKKIFTLGLYTFLISSLGCAFSPHITWLIIFRLFQGVGASLLAPQVLASIKVLFSSEEQPKAVSLFSSVFGLAAVLGQLLGGLLLSMHWGSFSWEMVFLVNVPITLICIIGIHFTMENSHKETNSGIDFIGSLLLIFALLLLICPLIFGQKYQWEWWIFGILLTGIALLIVFFKYEMYLLKKGKPILIDPTLLQHKPFALSLLIIFFYNFTAGLFICYPYYLQQFLHQSSMQTGIAIVPYGVAFFLGPLIVSKIKLAPQTMIYTGLGLLLAGFIFSALAFYTHEKPSLVTHITLFMAGLGHGTIMPVMMRTAITFTTKEKAGQASGLVSIGMQVGSVVGGVIVGTLFFNLIHIIGFPAAFSAAICTIGLVQLVGIGMSRRLQQYI, encoded by the coding sequence ATGAACACCTATTCGAAACGATGGCCGGCACTCAATTTTCTGATTACCGGTGCATTTCTTTCACCATTGGATTATTTTATTGTCAACATGGCATTACCTTCTATAAAAAAGGCCTTCAATGCAAGTGATCATCAGTTGCAGATGGTGGTTGCCATTTACGGACTTACCTATGCTGCTCTGGTGGTATGCGGCGGAAGACTTGGTGACCTTTATGGGCGAAAGAAGATCTTTACTCTGGGATTGTATACTTTCTTAATTTCATCTCTTGGTTGTGCTTTTTCGCCTCATATTACCTGGTTAATTATCTTCAGGCTCTTTCAAGGTGTAGGGGCATCACTTCTTGCACCTCAGGTACTGGCTTCTATCAAGGTTTTGTTCAGTAGTGAAGAACAGCCTAAGGCGGTGAGTCTCTTCAGTTCTGTATTTGGACTGGCGGCGGTGCTTGGTCAGCTGCTTGGTGGCTTGCTTCTCAGCATGCATTGGGGAAGCTTTTCCTGGGAAATGGTATTTCTTGTCAATGTCCCGATAACTCTGATCTGCATTATTGGTATTCATTTTACAATGGAGAATAGTCATAAGGAAACAAATTCAGGGATTGACTTCATCGGATCTCTGCTATTAATTTTTGCTTTACTTTTATTGATTTGTCCTCTTATTTTCGGGCAGAAATATCAATGGGAATGGTGGATCTTCGGTATTCTGCTGACGGGAATAGCTTTATTAATAGTTTTTTTTAAATATGAAATGTATTTGCTAAAAAAAGGCAAACCTATCCTTATAGATCCTACCCTTTTACAGCACAAACCTTTTGCCTTAAGCCTTCTGATTATCTTTTTCTACAATTTTACAGCCGGTTTATTTATTTGTTATCCGTATTATCTGCAACAGTTTCTTCATCAGAGTTCTATGCAGACGGGAATCGCCATTGTTCCATATGGTGTAGCTTTCTTCTTGGGACCACTCATCGTGTCTAAAATTAAACTGGCTCCGCAAACGATGATCTATACCGGTTTAGGTCTGTTACTGGCAGGCTTTATTTTCAGTGCATTAGCCTTTTATACACACGAAAAACCTTCTTTGGTAACGCATATCACCTTATTTATGGCTGGATTAGGACATGGTACTATTATGCCAGTTATGATGCGTACTGCGATCACTTTTACCACCAAAGAAAAAGCAGGACAAGCCTCAGGTCTTGTAAGTATCGGAATGCAGGTCGGTAGTGTGGTGGGTGGTGTTATTGTGGGAACGCTATTTTTTAATCTGATTCATATCATTGGATTTCCGGCGGCTTTTTCAGCAGCGATTTGTACCATCGGACTCGTTCAATTAGTGGGAATAGGAATGAGCCGAAGATTACAACAATACATTTAA
- a CDS encoding AraC family transcriptional regulator has protein sequence MKGLHLEGIEVKEIQLKGEEIVLKTNSFLSFVYVVKGKGSLIYDERCIDFTEGKLFIIPQQELYRFESDNASLISIQCPIEFIDKIRLEADRIESCENLYKLQYISNNYHARAGCVFRSKSDEDFAEMLVLQIAKEFKNKAEDYLIIRNCISILLNLIARNIIKSETSDLQENRKAFSIMKIITYIQQHIKDREKTGIQAIAEHFGISGNYFGEYFKQQTGISYQDYLLDYRLKLVETYLKYSSIRLSEIAYELQFSDESHLSKLFKKHRGLTPGAYRKKQK, from the coding sequence ATGAAAGGATTACATTTGGAAGGTATCGAAGTAAAAGAAATACAACTGAAAGGCGAAGAGATTGTTCTTAAAACAAATTCTTTTCTCTCTTTTGTCTACGTAGTAAAAGGGAAGGGAAGCCTTATCTATGATGAACGTTGTATTGACTTTACAGAAGGGAAGCTTTTCATCATTCCGCAGCAGGAGCTTTACCGTTTTGAAAGTGACAATGCTTCACTGATCTCCATACAATGTCCCATAGAATTCATTGATAAGATCCGTCTGGAAGCAGACCGTATTGAAAGCTGCGAAAATCTATACAAACTTCAATACATCAGCAATAATTATCATGCAAGGGCAGGATGTGTATTTCGCAGTAAGAGCGATGAAGATTTTGCAGAAATGCTTGTTTTGCAGATTGCAAAGGAATTCAAAAATAAGGCAGAAGATTATCTTATTATCCGGAACTGTATATCCATTCTGTTAAACCTCATTGCCCGCAATATCATAAAAAGTGAAACTTCAGATTTGCAGGAAAATAGAAAAGCTTTCTCCATCATGAAGATTATTACGTATATCCAGCAACATATCAAAGACAGAGAAAAGACCGGAATTCAGGCTATTGCAGAACATTTTGGAATTTCGGGGAATTATTTCGGAGAGTATTTTAAACAGCAAACCGGGATTTCTTATCAGGACTATCTGCTGGATTACCGGCTTAAACTCGTTGAAACGTATTTAAAATACAGCAGTATCCGATTGAGTGAAATTGCTTATGAACTGCAGTTCAGCGATGAAAGTCATTTGTCTAAACTTTTCAAAAAACATAGAGGACTAACTCCCGGAGCGTACAGGAAAAAGCAAAAATAA
- a CDS encoding winged helix-turn-helix transcriptional regulator: protein MKKEKIELDIECKNHIRGVRDTIYLLDGKWKTIIISHLYYTGKLRFMDLKRQVEGIASKTLSKELKVLEMNNLVKRTQNNTMPVSVDYELTEFGKSLHTIIDTMGEWGIKYRKQLLQQN from the coding sequence ATGAAAAAAGAAAAAATAGAACTTGACATAGAATGTAAAAACCATATCCGCGGTGTACGGGATACAATCTATCTTTTGGATGGAAAGTGGAAAACCATTATCATCAGCCATCTGTACTATACCGGAAAATTGCGTTTTATGGATTTGAAACGTCAAGTAGAAGGAATTGCATCAAAAACACTTTCCAAAGAACTTAAGGTTCTGGAGATGAACAATCTGGTAAAGCGAACTCAAAATAATACGATGCCGGTATCTGTTGATTATGAATTAACTGAGTTTGGTAAAAGCCTGCATACCATTATTGATACCATGGGTGAATGGGGAATAAAATACAGAAAGCAATTACTGCAACAGAACTGA
- a CDS encoding NAD(P)H-dependent oxidoreductase — MSLQEALNWRSATKSYNGKAIEKDKIEQILEAIRLAPTSSGLQPFKVFVITNKELREKLQPISYQQQQIVQASHILVFAAWDQYTTERVDSFFEFSNKERDLPSSATDDYRLNLLDMLDKKTTEEHFANASRQAYLALGFGLLAAADLKIDATPLEGFDNQAVDELLNLPEQGLRSSVMMALGYKDEDKDWWGKLKKIRRSSEELFVELH; from the coding sequence ATGTCATTACAAGAAGCATTGAACTGGAGATCAGCAACAAAAAGCTATAACGGAAAAGCCATAGAAAAGGACAAGATAGAACAAATATTGGAAGCGATTCGCCTGGCACCTACAAGTTCAGGATTGCAGCCTTTTAAAGTTTTCGTTATCACAAATAAAGAACTTAGAGAAAAGCTACAGCCTATATCTTACCAGCAACAGCAAATTGTACAGGCTTCACATATTCTGGTATTTGCTGCGTGGGATCAATATACCACGGAGAGAGTAGATTCTTTCTTTGAATTTAGTAATAAGGAAAGGGATCTCCCATCAAGTGCCACCGATGATTATCGTCTTAATTTATTGGATATGCTGGACAAAAAGACCACTGAAGAACATTTTGCCAATGCATCCAGACAAGCTTACCTCGCATTAGGGTTTGGATTACTAGCAGCTGCCGATCTGAAAATTGATGCCACACCTTTGGAAGGTTTCGATAATCAGGCGGTAGATGAATTGCTTAATCTTCCTGAACAAGGCTTAAGAAGTTCTGTTATGATGGCTTTGGGATATAAAGATGAAGATAAAGACTGGTGGGGGAAATTAAAAAAAATACGAAGATCATCGGAAGAATTATTCGTCGAACTTCATTAA